The candidate division WOR-3 bacterium genomic interval ATCGTCTAGCGGATAGGACATCACTCTTTCAAGGTGGAGACACGGGTTCGATTCCCGTTGGGGCCGGGTTTATTATCTACTTACTAATTAAGGAGGCAAGATGAAAAAACTCTTATTTATTATCTGTGCGCTACCTCTGGTGCTCCTCGCCCAGGAGGGTTCGATCTACGGAGGCCGGGGAATGTTCAAACTGCAGTACGCCCAGCCGTATAATATGGGTGTACTCTCATTCCATATCGCTCCGCAGGAAAGATTCGAGGAGATTGAAACGACCCAGGGCGGTCGAAATGTCGTTGACCGCAGGCATTTCTTTGAAGTCTCAACAGGTTTGACCTATTCAATCATCGATTATATCGATATGCGGTTCGACATAACACCCTTCTGTAAGTGGTTTGAGATGAATAATTATCCGATCGACCGCGGTGATCCTGATCCGGTCATCGGTATCAAATCCATCAAGATCGGTGGAAAGGTCGGTTACCCGTTCATTGTCGAAGAGATGACGCCGCTTCTGTACGCCTTTGGTATCGACGGCTACGTGGACATCGGACCAGGACTCTCTGAAGAGTGGTTCAGTAATGCCCTGGAACAGGATAGAAGATTCTACTCAGACTCTTTTCCTGAAGCCGGCGGCGACCCCTATGCCCCTAATTTCCCGCCTCATATCCCTCATGATCCAGACATCTGTGTAACCGGTTTGTTCGACTTCAGAATCGGCCCGTTCGCCACCCACTTCAACGGCGGCTATCTCTCGACAGGACCTGATAAAAGGCCTTATTATGTCGATTCCACTGAATTCGAAAACAGATACGTCCGTTCGGATTACGCCCCTCATGGATTCGGCGTGGAACTTATGCCTTCTGAAGACGTAAGGATTCTCTTTGAAACCTACGGCCTCTTTGATCTGGACGCAAGAGAAGAATCTCTCTGGGTTACACCGGGTATAAGATTCGGATCGAGGTCCGTCAGTTTTGACATCGGCTGTGAACTGGGTCTTGTAAATCCGACGTCTGAAGATTTCTGGTGGAAGGTCTTCTTCAACCTGTCCGGTGGTGCTGATTTGGTCAAAAAGGTTGAAGTCCATATTCCGATTGCGAAGATCACCGGCAGAATTTACGACGCCAAGACGAACAATCCGATTGCAGCGACAATCACCTTCCCCGGGTCAGACCAGGAAGCGATCCAGACCTCAGAGCTGGGGACGTACGAAGTTTCACTTACACCGGGAAGCTATCGTCTACATGTCGAAGCTTCGGGCTATCGGTGGCAGGAAAAAGGTATTGTGTTGAAAGACGGCGATCAACTGGTGCTTGATTTCAATCTGAACAGAAAACCCGTAACAAAGATCATCGGTAAGGTCTACGACGCGGAAACAAAACTGCCTCTTGTGGCGCAGATCACGTTCCCGCAGACCAATATCAACCCGATCTCTTCTGATACCGCGGGTATGTATCATCTTACGATTGCACCCGGTACATATCGGATTCATGTAGAAGCCACCAACTATCAATTTAATGAAAAAGTGGTGACACTTAAAGAGAACGAAACCAAAGTTGTCGATATCGGGTTAACCAAGATAGGTGTTGCCCAGGCGACCCTGACCGGTAAAGTCTCTGAAAAGGAAACCGGAAAACCACTGCTTGCACAATTAACCTTCATCGATACGGAAATTCCGAAAGTCACGACCGATCCAAGCACTGGGATCTACAAGGTCACGGTGAAACCGGGTACCTATTCGGTCAAAGTGGAAGCAGAAGACTACGTACCTGAAAGTGCACCAATCGTTCTCGCCAAGGATGAAACGAAGATCCAGAACTTCACTTTAAGACCGATACCCAAGGTAGGTGAAAAAGTCGTTCTTAAGGGAATCTATTTTGACTTCAATTCTGCGGTGATCAAACCAACGTCATATCCAGTGCTGGACGACGCAGCGAAAGTGCTCAAGGCAAAACCGAAGATGAGGGTTGAAATCAGCGGACATACCGACAGCGTAGGTTCTGATTCATATAATCAGAAATTGTCTTATCAGCGTGCAAATGCAGTAAGGGATTATCTTATAAGGTACCACAACATCGACCCGTCACGATTAATCGCTGTGGGTTACGGTGAATCCCAGCCGATCGCCGACAACCGCACCAAAGCAGGAAGAGACCTCAACCGGAGAATCGAGTTCAAAATCCTCAGCTGGGAATAATCACTCAGTTGTTTCATAAAAAAGGGGGCACCTGAAGGTGCCCCCTTTCTGTTTCTCTCTAATCCGTTAAATACTGGTGTGCGCGATCTCCTGTTCTATCTTATCCAGGAAACGCAGATTGCCGATTTCGTCGAATATCCGATTTGCTTCAAGGAACATCTTCAGTGCCTCCTGGAATTTGCCTTCTTTCTTGTAAGTTATTCCTTTCAAGTAAAAAAGTTCACCTGACGTTCTGTTCGGCGGCAGGGACTTCACGTAAGTCATGGCTTTATTGTAATATTTATGGGCTTTTGCATAATCCTTCAACTCAGCGGAGATCTTCGCCCGGTAAACAAGACTGCTTATTTTGTAGCTGACGCTGGATTCTCTCTTCAACTGCTCGAACATCTTCATAGAAAGCGTATCCGCCTTCTTCAGCTGGCGGGCGAGGAGAAGGTATTCTATTTCTTCCTTAAGACAGTCGATATCAAGATATTTCATATTAATCTTCTTCGCCACGGTCAAAGCCTTTTTGAGATACGTTCTGCCGCGTTTGATATTGTTTTTTTCACGGTAAAATTCACTCAGACTCAAATTACTGAAGATGATACCGGCGTGAAAATTCATCTCCTTTGATATCTTGAGCGCCTCTTTGTAATTTATAAGCGCCTGATCATTCATCAAGCGGTTGTATTCGACCGCCCCGAGGTTGTTGTAAAGATAGACGACGGTACGGCGCGCTCCTATCAACTTGGCTTGTTTAAGGGCTTTGAGATAATACTCCTCCGCCTTGGGGATATTGAAGTTGGCGTAGAGGGCGCCGATGTTGTTCATCGTTATCAACAGACCTTCCTGATAACCGATGTCCTGATAGATTTTAAACGCCTTGTTGTAAAATTTCTCTCCCAGTTTTATATTGAACCTTTCGGCGCAGTTCAATCCGAGATCCAGATAACAGGCGCCGAGACGCTTCTGGTCGCCTATGGTCCGTGCGATATTCAAAGATTTTTTAAGATAACTCTCCGCCTTCTTGAACTTACCCGACCGCAGATAAACCACACCGAGAATGATGTAGGTGTCGCCGAGAATTTTTTTACTCATTATCTTCTTTTTCTTGAGGATATTTTCACAGGTCTTCTGTGCAAGTTGATAATCCCCCAACCGGGTATAGAGCCATGCAATATCCGTTTCAAAACCGTAAACGGCATCGGTCCCTTCCGTCATCTTCAATCCCTGACGGTAGTATTTCAAACTCCTCTTATAATCCCCCATACTCTCATGGACCTTACCGAGCTCTTCGTATATCTTGTAAGAATTGGGATTTATCTTCAAACAGATGTTCAACTGATCCACTGCTTTTTCATAATTGCCTGTCAAAAAATAAATTCTGGCGAGTGAAAACTTCGTGTCGAAAATTTCTTCTATATTGTCCTCATATTTTAATGTATTTTCAAAAAACTTTATTGCGACGCTGTGGGCGTAATTATCTTTCGCCTTGATCGCCGCTTTTTTGGAGTAATACAGGGCCCGGTGGGTATCGTTTGCCTGGGTGAAATGGGTTGCAAGCTGTTCATAATAATTAGAAATAACATTGCGATAGACGATCTCTATGGTCTCACCGACGGATTTATGATAGTGCATGAGACTTCCGCGTGGAATATTTTTATAAACGATCTGTCGAACGATATCTTCAGAGAAGAAGTAGTTCTCCGAAGTCCTCTCTTTGATGAATCCCAGCCGCCGTAATTCATCAAAGGCGTCGAGAATCTGACCGACGTTTCTTTTGCTGGCGATGGCGATAATCTCGGCATTGAATTCCTGACCAAAAACCGCGGCGATCTCCAGATAAGTCTTGATCTCGGAATCGAGGAACGTCAGCTTTCTCTTGATCGTCTCCTCAATTGAGTCGGGAATCATAACCTCGAGATTTCTGGCGAAACTCCACTCTTTACCGTTCCAGTAGAGTTTTCTCTGACGCTCCAATTCCCGGAGGATCTCTTCGATATAAAAAGGATTACCGCCGCTCTGGGTGTAAATATACCTCACCGCGGATTGACTCATGGAACCGCTGATCGCCCTGAGCAGATGAGTCGACTGGGGCTCATTCAAAGGCGGTAGCACGATCTGGGTGTATAGCTTCTCTCTGGACCAGACCCCGAAAAACTCTGATATATTTGAATTCCTGAGTTCTTCAGTTCTGTAGGTGCCGAAGATCTTGATATTACTCTCCACACCCCTGATCAGGAAATCCAGTAATTCGCAGCTCGGTCGGTCGAGCCAGTGGAGGTCGTCGACCAGCAATATCGTAATGTCCGCCGGGAAGATACCCGCCAACCTGTTCAAAAAATCATTCACCGCATTGTACAACCTGAACTTATCCAGACTTTCACTGCGGGCGACCTTTATTATACTGTCCGCCGGAAAGATCTTGGTTATCTCTGACTGGGAGATCTCCGGCATCTGTTTAAAAACCCGCTGCACCATATGGAAGTTGTTGTTTATCAATTCATTAAACATGTTTTTAAAAGGATGATACGGAACAGAGGACATCGCCGCATAGGCGTTCCCCCTTAATATTATCGAACTGTTAAGACGGTCCTTTATCTCGAAGACGAGCCGTGTCTTACCGATACCCGCGCCGCCCGCAATGAAGATCGTATTGTAATCCTTCAACTGCCCGAGACACCAGCCGGCTTCATCATCACGGCCGATCGTAACCGGTGAGGGAATCACGAGTTTCTTAACGACTTCCTGACGCCAGCCGATGCGGTTCTTGCCCTGTTTCTTCGCCTGGTACATCAGACTGTCCGCCTGATTAATCAACAGTTCCGGAGTTGTACCGTCCTCCGGAAAGACTGAAAAACCGATACTACAGTGAAGGGAATGGTTTGCTATTTCGGTGTTGTTTATGTTATTGATTATTCTCTGAGCAAGCTCGATCGTACCGCTTTCATTGGTGTTTGGCATCAGAATAAGAAATTCGTCTCCGCCGTAACGGACGAGATTATCGACTTCCCGGATGTTTCTGCGCAGAAATTTACTGAATTCGATTAAAACCCTATCCCCTTCCAGGTGGCCAAAATTATTATTGACATTTCTGAAATCGTCGAGGTCGAGAAGGATTATTGAGAACTTCGTTGCAAAACGGGTTGCCCTCTTAATTTCATTATCAAGCCAGTAATGGAGAAAACGGCGGTTATAACAACCGGTCAATTCGTCATAATAGATCTCTCTCATAATCATTAATTATAGTCAATAAATTAATGAAGTCAATCTGAGAAAGAATGGGGGTGGTGAATGCAGCAGTTATTCGTATCTCAGGGCTTCAATCGGGTTGAGTGAAGCCGCTTTGCGTGCCGGATAAATCCCGAAAAAGACCCCGACCGATGCGGAGAAACCGAATCCCAATAAGATCATCCAGAAGGAGACTGCCGCTTTGAGCGGTGAGACCGCAGAGATTAAAGTCGCAAGCAGTGTCCCGAAAATGATCCCTATTATCCCGCCGATCAGGGCGAGCATAACGGATTCTATAAGAAATTGCGAGAGGATGAACTGATTGGAGGCTCCCACCGCCTTTCTGATGCCGATCTCCCTTGTCCGCTCAGCAACTGAAACGAGCATAATGTTCATAATCCCGATTCCACCGACGACCAATGAAATCGCCGCAATGGCAACGATGGCGACGAACCCGACCCGCGTGATATTTTGATAGAGATCGAGCAGCATCTGCTGGGTATTCAACTCAAAATCATCCCTTTCATCAAACCCCAGACCATGACGCCGACGCATGAGCTCACGTATCTCGTCGATCGCCTTCTCGATATCCCCGACTTTCGGTTTGATATCAATTGAATAACCGCCGTAAATACGCGCGAAGAGAGACCCTTTACTGCGGGGAAAATACTTTTCAAAAACAGTATACGGAATCAAAATAAAATTATCCAGGCTGTTACCCAAAAACGTCCCTTTTTCCTTGAATACGCCGATGATCTTTATACGGTGGCCGTTGAGGTGCAGGTCTTTGCCGATCGGCGACTCATCTGGAAAGAGCTGGGTCGCCAGATAAGAACCGATGATGCCGACACTGCGTCGGTGGAGGATGTCCTCACGGGTGAAATCCCTGCCGCTTTCAACTATGTGATTGTTGACCCAGGAATAATTTTCGTCTGAACCGGTGACCGTAGGATTGCTCACCTCATTCTCTCTATATTTTATCTTGGAAAGCCTTTTTGAGATATCGGGAATCGCAATTTCTACTGACGGTAATTTGGTGATTGCCTCGGCATCAGCCGGCGTTAAATCAGGCCGACCGGCAAGTTTATCCAGGTCGCGCGGGCCCGTTGAAACCCAGGAAAATTTCTGCAGAAAGATAAGGTCTGAACCGATCGACTGGACTTGTTCTGCCACTGTGCGATTAAGTCCTTCGATCAATGAAAGAATCGCGATCACGGTCGTCACGCCGATGATGATGCCGAGCGTCGTAAGAAAAGATCTCAGACGGTGGGTTTTAAACGTCTGAAAAGAGAGTGTGATTTTTGCAAAAAGATCAGTCATTTACTATTAACCCATCTTTTAAAGTAATAATCTTCCGGGCATGAGCAGCGACATTTGCGTCATGTGTGACGAGGACCACGGTGTGCCCTTCGTCCACCAGTCGGTCGAAAAGCTCCATAATCTCGGCTCCGGTCTTTGAATCAAGATTGCCTGTCGGTTCGTCGGCGAAGATCACCTTGGGGTTATTCACTAAGGCGCGGGCAATGGCGACACGCTGGCATTCACCACCTGACAGTTCATTCGGCCGATGGTGTATTCTATCTTTGAGACCTATCTTATCGAGCATCTGCTCTGCCTTTTTTGTCCTCTCGTTTCTCTTCACGCCGGCGTAGATAAGAGGCAAGGCGACGTTATCCAGTGCGGTAAGTCGCGGCAGAAGGCTAAAATTCTGAAAAACAAATCCGAAAAATCGGTTTCTGATGCCCGCCAGTTCCTCATCTGTGTAGTTCGAAACAAGTTTGTCTTCAAGATAATACTCACCAGCAGTCGGTGTATCCAAACAGCTCAAGATGTGAATAAATGTTGATTTACCAGAACCAGAGGCGCCCATGATTGAAAGATAATCATTCACCTTGATCTCCATACTGACACCCCGCAATGCCTCGATCGCCACCTTTCCCCGCCAATAGGTTTTCCTGATGTCAACGGCGCGGCATATTACCTTTTTACTTCCCATTACAGCCTTTTCTTCAATCCTTTGAGCGCACCGCGCAACTTACGGGACTGCGGTGCAGCGGTTGTATCTTCTTCTGACATCTTAAAGACTACTTTCTGACCGTCCTTCAATTTGGAGAGCACCCGATAAGGTCCTGTTATCACGGTATCGCCTTCTTCAACGCCGTCAATAACTTCAATCTCAGTGTCACTGGACACTCCGGGTGTGATTTTGGCCAACTGCGCCTTACCCTCCTTGACGAGAAAAACTGTCTCCGTGGTCTCTTCTTTTATCTTCCTCTTACCCGATGCTTGAATCGGGATGGTTAAAACATCATCCTTCTCACTCGTTATGATATCCGCCTTGACATTCATACCCGGCCGCAGCAGAGCGGAAAATCTGCTCAACTCGATTTCAACCTCGAAGTCCGTAACTTTTTCCGTGGTCAACTGACTCGTGATCGGCATCAAGCCGACCTTTGTCACAACACCCGTAAAAACAGAATCAGGAAGGGCGTCGGCGATCACCTCTGCCGACTGGCCCACTTTGACCTGCGGCACATCCGTCTCGTCGATGGTCACGACCGCAATCATCCGGGAAAGATCAGCGATCGTCATCAGCACCGTACCTTTGACGTTCATCGTCCCCATCATTGCGGTCTCACCCTCCTCAACATTCACCTTCATTATCTTTCCGGAAATCGGTGCATATATCTTCGTCTTCTTATAAGCATCCAGTGCCTGTTCATATTGAGCTTTTGCGGTTTCGTAGTTCAACTCGATTTTTTCAAAACTCTCTTTTGATATCAACTCTTTTTCAAAAAGTTTTTTACTCCGCTGAAAATCCTGCTGCGCCTGCTTCAACTGGGCTGATGCCAGTTTTCTGTTGGCGTCGACCTTCACGTCGTCGAGTTCAATAAGCAAAGTTCCTTTTTTTACGTAATCCCCTTCTTTAAAATATATCCTTTCGATACGGCCGATCGTCTCTGCAGATATGTCGACCTGAGACTTGGCGCGTAATTCACCTGAGGCGGAAACCTTTGAGACGATATTTCCTCTTTTGACGAGTGTAACCTCGACTTTCTTTCCACTCTTTTTCGGCGCCAGATTCAACAGAATGATCACGACAGCAAAGATAACAATACCGATTATAATAAAATATTTCTTCTTCATCTCGCTCCCCCTGAATTACTTAAATTTAAAAGTGCACAATTCATTGTTCAAAACCTCCTCAATCATCAGACGCCTCCCTTATCTCTCTTCCTTGAACGTTATCTCGCCCAAAAGATAAGACAACTTTGCTTTCTGAATGTAAAAATCACTCAATGCGGAAGTATACGAAACCTTTGCATCATAAAGGTCTTTTTCCGCACCCAGAAAGTCAAGTAAAGAAATCACTCCGAGTGCGTATTGTTCCTTTGCGATCTCAGCCGCCTCTTCTGCCGCAGCAAGACTCTTTTTGGTGAGACGCAACTTTTCATAAACCTCTTTTAATGTATAATAGGTCGTGCGTAATGACTTTTCGGTTTCAAAAAGCGCCTGCTGTTTTTTGAATTCCTGAAGCTGTAATTCTTTTCTGGCGTTCAAACAGTTGAAGATCAAAGATTTAAGTTCAAAGATCGGAAAAGAGAAAGTGACTCCGTAATTCTTTGTCGTATTGTCTTTAAAATGCTGGAAGTCGAAAATAAGGGAATCGGAATTATAGGTATAACCGTAAAAGAATGAAACCTTTGGTAGAAATCCGAGATAAGAAGCGGTCAGGTTCAGATGAGCGACGTTCCTTAATTCACGGGTGATCTTTAGATTGTAATTCACCCTCTGCAGGAGCGAAATCAGGGAATCAAGGGGCGGAAATTCCGTATCAATCGGAACGGTCAGGGTGTCGGTTGGATAGATATCGCAGGAGACACCGAGCAGCGACTTGAGTTCTTCCTGGGCGGTTATCTGAAGAGTTTTGGCTTTTGCCAGATCCTGCTGGGCACGCAGATGAAAGACTTCTCCCTGAAGTTTTTCCAATCTTGACGCTGCCCCGAGTTCGTACTTCGCTTCAATTAATTTAAGATTTTCTTCAGCCCTTTTGAGTGCGATCTTCGAAGAGTTGAGAAGGTCTTCGGCATTCACAAGATTAAAGTAGGCGGTCTTTAATCTGAGAATCAATTCCGCGGCATCCGCCTGAAACTGAATCCTGTTGCTTTTCAACTGCCGTTGTGCGATGATTACCGAGCTGAAGATGTCAAGATCAAAGATCGGCTGGGTCAATGACATCGAGCCTGAATACGTTCCTGTGGTAACCCCGTTGTATTCGCTCTTCGTATAACTGAGTCTGCTGGAGACGGTCGGCAAAAGGTTGGACAGGGTTTGATAAAACTGAATGCGCGATTTTTCAAAAGAGAGTTTGGATTCGTGATAATAAGGGCTCTTTGTCAGAGCCAGATCGATTGCCTGTTCCAGCGATAATGAATCAACCTGAGTCAGCAATAAAAAGATAATCATAGAACTAACGACCTATCTTTTTTTTAAAAACAGGATGATTTTTCATTTAACCTCTTCTTCCACCCAGAGAGTTGAGGCCTATTTGAAGAAATATTGAAACCACCCAGATAATGAAAACAAGGATATAGGCGTTCTTTTTCTTTATCTCATTGGTTATGTTGATACCGACTGCCACGAGAATCATTTCCCAGAGAATAAAAAAGTCGAATCCATTGAGAAGTTGATAAGTAAATGAGCTCTTTGATAACGTGGGAACGAACAGGGCGAGTGACGTGGTGACAAAAGGTGATTTACTCACCGCGACAATGATCGATTTTAAAATCATCTGCGGAACCTCTACCAGTGATGAAAAACAGACGACCGGGAATATAAACTTGAATCCGCTCTTACCGCCGAACAGGGGGATGAAGAGATTAAGAACTACGGCAAAGAGCACAAGCACAATCGCCGTAAAGATCGGAGCACTTATTGCGCCGAGAATAATCGGCAGGGGACCTTCTGTAAACTGCATGGCTTGCTCGATCTGTTCGTCGCTCAGACCGCGTTCACGCATAGCTTCTTCCTGCTGTATCTTCAGTTCTTCATTTCCCCGCGTGGTACTAATCACAAAGGCGGCACCGAGCGCCGTAATTATTAAAATAATAACAAACGGCGTAACCCACTCGGGCTTTTCTTTTAAACTCGTGAACACCTTGATCGGTGCATGAAAGATATCGATCACCTTATTCATCTCGTCTCCTTTTTGAAGCCGTTTTTCATCAAGTTATTTAAACCTCTTTATTTATTTATACGACAAAAATCACAAAAAGTTTCAATATATTATACTATTTAGACCTGATTCCATAAGCCTAAGTTTACTGCCACCTCTTCTATTCTACATATAACTATGTGAAAGTCAATCAATTATTGACCCAGGTGACACCTCTCTCCTTTTGGTCATCCCTTTACCCGTCCCCGTTTCTTCCTTTCCAACCGTTGACTTCTTCAAAATCTTCATTATAATTTTGGTAGAGAAGATTGAAATATGATTACCGGCTTAAGTTATTTGCTGATTATAATCAAATTTTATTTATATTGTAAGTTATATCAACGAAAAAAAGGAGTTTTTTATGAATACAGATAAAGTGTCAGTGATTGGTATCGATGAGAGTAAAATCAAGCAGCATTCAACAAATCCTGAGTATATTGAACTTCCCTTTATATTATCATGCACACCCGACGAAACCTGGACCGGGATATGCGTAACTATGTATGGTAGTACAAAACCGGCTACAAATAGAAGAATGTTTATGCTCGATAATACAATAATTATTGTCGCCCACATCGATGATGATCTTAAAGCACACAAGCGCGTGATCGAGGATGTCGTAGACCGCACCAATAAGAAATACTCAGAACTGCTTCAGAAAACAAAAGAAGAACGTGCCCGCGCACAAAAAGAGCAGGAAGAACATCAGACAAAATTGGCTAAATTCAAAGAAAAAGCAAAAAAGCTATATCAATAAAAACACAACACCTTCTTCTGTCAATGTTGAATGTTGAGATTCGACCTCATTTAACTGCAAAACTATTAAACCATAGGCAATAAGACCATCAGATTATTTCATCTCTTCCTCTATCCACTGTTTGATTTGTGATTTTGCCGGAATTTTACCGGAACATTTTACCTTGCCATTGATCACCAATCCTGGTGTTGCCATTATTTTATATTCCATTATTTTTTTCATGTCTGTAATTTTCTGAACATCAGCCGCGATGTTCAGTTCAGCGAGGATGTCGATCGTCCTCTTTTCTACTTCCTGGCATCTTGGACAGCCAGAACCTAAGATTTTGATCTCCATATTATCTCCTTTCACGATGTTGTTATTAAATATATTCCACCGAGAATTACCAATACCCCGCAGATTTTCTTAACAATTGCTGCGGTTTTGGACTTTTCAGTCCAATGCAGATAACGTGCAACCGTTTCGGTTAACGTACCCACCAACACGATCAACAAACAATGACCGATGCCAAAGGCAAGCAGCAACCAGATCGCATAGTATATCCTTGCAGTCGCAACCTTAAAGATAACCCCGAGCATCGGTGCCATATAGGCGAAGGTGCAGGGACCCAGGGCGAGTCCAAAGATCGATCCAATAATAAATGCGCCAATTAATCCCTTGCGTTTTACCTGAGTGCCACCCGGACCTAACCAGGGTAAAGGTATGACATCCAATAAGTGTAACCCGATTACGAAAAATATCACCGCAACAATGTAATTACCAACTGCCCCAATATCTCCTAACATCCGACCGGCAAATGCAGTAATCAAACCAACCAGCCCTATGGTCACAAGAATTCCCAAGGCAAAGAGTACTGATATCCAGAATGCTCTCTTGATTGATATCTGACCTTGTTCATCTACGTAGCCGACAATCAAAGGTATGCTGGCGAGATGACACGGGCTCAAAATAATGCTGAGGATGCCCCAGATAAAAGAAGCACCTATTGCTATAAACGGATTACCTTCAATCGCTTTCGTCAACCAGGTAAAAATCTCAATAATCATAATCTATTCGATTCCCATTTTCTTTAATTGAGCAACGATGTTTGCCTCGGACATAAATCCCCGATGACGGTATATTTCTTTACCCTTAGCATCAAAGAAAATCTGCGTTGGTATTAACTGTATTCGGTATTTTCTCGATAACGCAGCATATTCACTGACATCGATGATTAGAATCTCCGCCTTGCCCTC includes:
- a CDS encoding FtsX-like permease family protein, which gives rise to MTDLFAKITLSFQTFKTHRLRSFLTTLGIIIGVTTVIAILSLIEGLNRTVAEQVQSIGSDLIFLQKFSWVSTGPRDLDKLAGRPDLTPADAEAITKLPSVEIAIPDISKRLSKIKYRENEVSNPTVTGSDENYSWVNNHIVESGRDFTREDILHRRSVGIIGSYLATQLFPDESPIGKDLHLNGHRIKIIGVFKEKGTFLGNSLDNFILIPYTVFEKYFPRSKGSLFARIYGGYSIDIKPKVGDIEKAIDEIRELMRRRHGLGFDERDDFELNTQQMLLDLYQNITRVGFVAIVAIAAISLVVGGIGIMNIMLVSVAERTREIGIRKAVGASNQFILSQFLIESVMLALIGGIIGIIFGTLLATLISAVSPLKAAVSFWMILLGFGFSASVGVFFGIYPARKAASLNPIEALRYE
- a CDS encoding diguanylate cyclase, which gives rise to MIMREIYYDELTGCYNRRFLHYWLDNEIKRATRFATKFSIILLDLDDFRNVNNNFGHLEGDRVLIEFSKFLRRNIREVDNLVRYGGDEFLILMPNTNESGTIELAQRIINNINNTEIANHSLHCSIGFSVFPEDGTTPELLINQADSLMYQAKKQGKNRIGWRQEVVKKLVIPSPVTIGRDDEAGWCLGQLKDYNTIFIAGGAGIGKTRLVFEIKDRLNSSIILRGNAYAAMSSVPYHPFKNMFNELINNNFHMVQRVFKQMPEISQSEITKIFPADSIIKVARSESLDKFRLYNAVNDFLNRLAGIFPADITILLVDDLHWLDRPSCELLDFLIRGVESNIKIFGTYRTEELRNSNISEFFGVWSREKLYTQIVLPPLNEPQSTHLLRAISGSMSQSAVRYIYTQSGGNPFYIEEILRELERQRKLYWNGKEWSFARNLEVMIPDSIEETIKRKLTFLDSEIKTYLEIAAVFGQEFNAEIIAIASKRNVGQILDAFDELRRLGFIKERTSENYFFSEDIVRQIVYKNIPRGSLMHYHKSVGETIEIVYRNVISNYYEQLATHFTQANDTHRALYYSKKAAIKAKDNYAHSVAIKFFENTLKYEDNIEEIFDTKFSLARIYFLTGNYEKAVDQLNICLKINPNSYKIYEELGKVHESMGDYKRSLKYYRQGLKMTEGTDAVYGFETDIAWLYTRLGDYQLAQKTCENILKKKKIMSKKILGDTYIILGVVYLRSGKFKKAESYLKKSLNIARTIGDQKRLGACYLDLGLNCAERFNIKLGEKFYNKAFKIYQDIGYQEGLLITMNNIGALYANFNIPKAEEYYLKALKQAKLIGARRTVVYLYNNLGAVEYNRLMNDQALINYKEALKISKEMNFHAGIIFSNLSLSEFYREKNNIKRGRTYLKKALTVAKKINMKYLDIDCLKEEIEYLLLARQLKKADTLSMKMFEQLKRESSVSYKISSLVYRAKISAELKDYAKAHKYYNKAMTYVKSLPPNRTSGELFYLKGITYKKEGKFQEALKMFLEANRIFDEIGNLRFLDKIEQEIAHTSI
- a CDS encoding TolC family protein; translation: MIIFLLLTQVDSLSLEQAIDLALTKSPYYHESKLSFEKSRIQFYQTLSNLLPTVSSRLSYTKSEYNGVTTGTYSGSMSLTQPIFDLDIFSSVIIAQRQLKSNRIQFQADAAELILRLKTAYFNLVNAEDLLNSSKIALKRAEENLKLIEAKYELGAASRLEKLQGEVFHLRAQQDLAKAKTLQITAQEELKSLLGVSCDIYPTDTLTVPIDTEFPPLDSLISLLQRVNYNLKITRELRNVAHLNLTASYLGFLPKVSFFYGYTYNSDSLIFDFQHFKDNTTKNYGVTFSFPIFELKSLIFNCLNARKELQLQEFKKQQALFETEKSLRTTYYTLKEVYEKLRLTKKSLAAAEEAAEIAKEQYALGVISLLDFLGAEKDLYDAKVSYTSALSDFYIQKAKLSYLLGEITFKEER
- a CDS encoding efflux RND transporter periplasmic adaptor subunit gives rise to the protein MKKKYFIIIGIVIFAVVIILLNLAPKKSGKKVEVTLVKRGNIVSKVSASGELRAKSQVDISAETIGRIERIYFKEGDYVKKGTLLIELDDVKVDANRKLASAQLKQAQQDFQRSKKLFEKELISKESFEKIELNYETAKAQYEQALDAYKKTKIYAPISGKIMKVNVEEGETAMMGTMNVKGTVLMTIADLSRMIAVVTIDETDVPQVKVGQSAEVIADALPDSVFTGVVTKVGLMPITSQLTTEKVTDFEVEIELSRFSALLRPGMNVKADIITSEKDDVLTIPIQASGKRKIKEETTETVFLVKEGKAQLAKITPGVSSDTEIEVIDGVEEGDTVITGPYRVLSKLKDGQKVVFKMSEEDTTAAPQSRKLRGALKGLKKRL
- a CDS encoding cytochrome C biogenesis protein; its protein translation is MIIEIFTWLTKAIEGNPFIAIGASFIWGILSIILSPCHLASIPLIVGYVDEQGQISIKRAFWISVLFALGILVTIGLVGLITAFAGRMLGDIGAVGNYIVAVIFFVIGLHLLDVIPLPWLGPGGTQVKRKGLIGAFIIGSIFGLALGPCTFAYMAPMLGVIFKVATARIYYAIWLLLAFGIGHCLLIVLVGTLTETVARYLHWTEKSKTAAIVKKICGVLVILGGIYLITTS
- a CDS encoding ABC transporter ATP-binding protein; amino-acid sequence: MGSKKVICRAVDIRKTYWRGKVAIEALRGVSMEIKVNDYLSIMGASGSGKSTFIHILSCLDTPTAGEYYLEDKLVSNYTDEELAGIRNRFFGFVFQNFSLLPRLTALDNVALPLIYAGVKRNERTKKAEQMLDKIGLKDRIHHRPNELSGGECQRVAIARALVNNPKVIFADEPTGNLDSKTGAEIMELFDRLVDEGHTVVLVTHDANVAAHARKIITLKDGLIVND
- a CDS encoding thioredoxin family protein: MEIKILGSGCPRCQEVEKRTIDILAELNIAADVQKITDMKKIMEYKIMATPGLVINGKVKCSGKIPAKSQIKQWIEEEMK